Proteins from a genomic interval of Luteolibacter sp. Y139:
- a CDS encoding DUF5362 family protein, with protein sequence MDNPYQPSAYGSSYPTATGYVSPAFIQALAGTKPWVRLCSVLGFIAAGMMIFIALAMMATGAVGGMRSRGGAGAAAVPVIMGVIYLAMSVVYLFPSLKLWKYGSAILRLMSSQSAADLEQALEQQRGFWKFVGILALVSTCLGLLGAVIAGIASVSAVSSLSR encoded by the coding sequence ATGGATAATCCCTATCAACCTAGTGCCTACGGCAGCTCTTACCCCACGGCCACCGGCTACGTCTCGCCCGCTTTTATCCAAGCGCTTGCCGGCACCAAGCCATGGGTCCGCCTGTGCTCGGTTCTCGGCTTCATCGCGGCGGGAATGATGATCTTCATTGCACTGGCAATGATGGCCACCGGAGCCGTCGGTGGCATGCGCAGCCGTGGCGGCGCCGGTGCCGCGGCGGTGCCGGTGATCATGGGCGTGATCTATCTGGCCATGTCTGTGGTTTACCTCTTCCCATCGTTGAAACTATGGAAATACGGCTCCGCCATCCTGCGTCTGATGTCGAGCCAGTCCGCAGCGGATCTGGAGCAGGCGCTCGAACAGCAGCGCGGTTTCTGGAAATTTGTTGGGATCCTCGCACTGGTTTCGACCTGTCTGGGGCTGCTCGGCGCCGTCATCGCAGGGATCGCGAGCGTCTCAGCCGTGAGTTCGCTCAGCCGTTAA
- a CDS encoding mechanosensitive ion channel family protein, with protein MLADLISEFWTNPTYQRIAKVLVVAVTGIPGVMLISRIVGRLLRHRLGQQGGELLGKIVRYTGYVMVLVAILQEFGFNLAAVLGAAGIAGVAIGFASQTSLSNLISGLFIVGERPFERGDIIEVGTITGTVEEIGLMALTLRTFDNRSVRIPNEMLVKNTVTTVTRYPIRRVDLTIGVAYTEKIDHVMRILREVADIHPAVLDEPETIIVFNGFGESSLNFMIGAWTIKEDVLKVKNEIPLRIKEAFDREGIEIPFPHRVLATGKAMEPIPVVVRKTRPS; from the coding sequence ATGCTCGCTGACCTCATCTCCGAGTTCTGGACCAATCCGACCTACCAGCGGATCGCGAAGGTGCTGGTCGTGGCAGTGACCGGCATCCCGGGGGTCATGCTGATCTCGCGGATCGTCGGTCGACTTCTCCGGCACCGGCTCGGCCAACAGGGCGGCGAACTGCTCGGAAAAATCGTCCGCTACACCGGCTACGTGATGGTGCTGGTGGCGATCCTCCAGGAGTTCGGCTTCAATCTTGCCGCCGTCCTCGGCGCTGCGGGCATCGCCGGTGTGGCCATCGGTTTCGCCTCGCAGACCTCTCTCTCGAACCTCATCTCCGGCCTCTTCATCGTCGGCGAGCGCCCCTTTGAAAGGGGAGACATCATCGAAGTCGGCACCATCACCGGCACCGTCGAAGAGATCGGCCTCATGGCACTGACCCTGCGAACCTTCGACAATCGCTCGGTGCGAATCCCCAACGAAATGCTGGTGAAGAACACCGTCACCACGGTCACCCGCTACCCCATCCGCCGCGTCGATCTCACCATCGGCGTGGCTTACACCGAGAAGATCGATCACGTCATGCGCATACTCCGCGAAGTCGCCGACATTCACCCCGCAGTGCTCGATGAACCGGAAACCATCATCGTCTTCAACGGCTTCGGCGAGTCATCACTCAACTTCATGATCGGCGCATGGACCATCAAGGAAGACGTCCTGAAGGTGAAGAATGAGATCCCCCTCCGCATCAAGGAAGCCTTCGACCGCGAAGGCATCGAAATCCCCTTCCCCCACCGCGTCCTCGCCACCGGCAAGGCCATGGAGCCCATCCCCGTCGTCGTGCGGAAGACCAGGCCAAGCTGA
- a CDS encoding DUF432 domain-containing protein: protein MAATERWHERTLQDGEWLCANFGNLTLVVLSILGEWRVAPLYGAQCSCLDDAKMPPDDLPWQRWDRGDNDVKLRFRPVFPDRPVIIRPRAALNLSPRAKAMFYVGIPAFIELTAHSEGQYEVLHSWPSDPPSNTWHGTPISGTLCYSVKTRARRQYVPEDWQEMSIISTVEIANSGSHMLPFERLFFETGHLGVFEHQGRLWANHARIRTGEKNDSLSGVVFGSKPFGEAADAVSLSQPRLGRARRSMLKEAFSTFLGVTHPHD from the coding sequence ATGGCCGCCACTGAACGCTGGCATGAACGCACCCTGCAGGATGGCGAGTGGCTGTGCGCCAATTTCGGCAATCTCACGCTGGTGGTGCTCAGCATCCTGGGTGAGTGGCGCGTCGCCCCGCTCTACGGCGCACAGTGCTCTTGCCTCGATGACGCCAAGATGCCGCCGGATGACCTCCCCTGGCAGCGCTGGGACCGCGGCGACAACGATGTAAAGCTGCGCTTCCGCCCGGTCTTTCCCGACCGCCCCGTCATCATCCGCCCTCGCGCCGCGCTTAACCTTTCCCCACGCGCGAAGGCAATGTTCTACGTGGGCATCCCCGCCTTCATCGAGCTGACCGCCCACAGCGAGGGCCAGTATGAGGTGCTTCACTCTTGGCCAAGCGACCCGCCGTCAAACACCTGGCACGGCACCCCGATCTCCGGAACACTGTGCTACTCCGTGAAGACCCGCGCACGTCGCCAGTATGTCCCGGAGGACTGGCAGGAAATGTCGATCATCTCCACCGTCGAGATTGCGAACTCTGGCTCGCACATGCTCCCCTTCGAGCGGCTCTTCTTCGAAACCGGCCACCTCGGCGTCTTCGAACACCAGGGCAGGCTCTGGGCAAATCACGCCCGCATCCGCACCGGCGAGAAGAACGATTCGCTGAGCGGCGTGGTCTTCGGCAGCAAGCCTTTCGGCGAAGCCGCCGACGCCGTCTCTCTCTCCCAACCGCGGCTCGGCCGGGCGCGGCGCAGCATGCTGAAAGAGGCCTTCTCCACTTTCCTCGGAGTCACTCACCCGCACGATTGA
- a CDS encoding TonB-dependent receptor has product MRRASISALAVMLLPLFPVTAPGEEDEALPDLVVEADRDSVVPEHFAGSATVIDQEAIAKSGVRSVADLLATQGGIRLTSSTGNTADSTVHLRGFGENSSSRVLVLIDGRPINRPDMAGVSWLEVPIARLEKVEILRGSQSARFGDNAVGGVINLVTRGGSTESTVVEAAGGSDGYTLARLSHRSLIDGNGITFDAERNFTDGWRDNAFSELQTASLRWDKQLVDWIGADFGVSWADESGGFPGPLTKQRYLLDPRQSIYAQSGQGDQYFSEQTRWNADGKLTFGTNKGPTFEIPLSIYQRDLAWNFGPGFHTDNLLDTFTLSPRFQISGDSWSAEAGLSLRRDTLDLSQYAEIQRLNRTTDASLERDIVGIFAGAQWEPWKYWHLSTSARWERSSVDASARSYTFPNDPALNFSRSTDESNTAFQAGIRWEPNDDISVWLRYDRLYRLPSTDEIASYQGFPLTVPFNDQLQAETGHNIELGAEWTPDAWTLRVNGFAQWLEGEIIYDYLQNLNVNLADTRRLGLETSLGYHTGMWDAAFHFTALQAEFRSGPYDGKEVYLVPNRELTATLACHPKDWLTVQAEYQHVGDSFEGNDFENTHEKLPAYGVANLLVRYEPKPGLSLYCRINNLFDERYATIKYSGLWYPAAGRQLLIGIRREL; this is encoded by the coding sequence ATGCGCCGTGCTTCCATCTCCGCGCTTGCGGTGATGCTTCTTCCGCTTTTCCCGGTCACCGCACCGGGAGAAGAGGATGAAGCATTGCCTGACTTGGTCGTGGAAGCGGATCGCGACTCGGTGGTGCCAGAGCACTTCGCCGGCAGCGCCACGGTCATCGATCAGGAAGCGATCGCGAAATCCGGCGTCCGCTCCGTGGCCGACCTATTGGCGACACAGGGCGGCATCCGGCTCACCAGTTCCACGGGCAATACTGCGGACAGCACCGTGCACCTGCGCGGGTTCGGCGAGAACTCGTCGTCCCGCGTGCTGGTCTTGATCGACGGCCGCCCGATCAATCGCCCGGACATGGCCGGCGTGTCATGGTTGGAAGTCCCCATCGCTCGGCTGGAGAAAGTGGAAATCCTCCGCGGCAGCCAGAGCGCGCGCTTCGGCGACAATGCCGTCGGAGGCGTGATCAATCTGGTCACGCGCGGCGGAAGTACGGAGTCCACCGTAGTTGAAGCCGCGGGCGGCAGCGATGGCTACACGCTGGCCAGGCTCAGCCACCGCAGCCTGATCGATGGCAACGGCATCACCTTCGATGCCGAGCGGAATTTCACCGATGGCTGGCGGGACAATGCCTTCAGCGAATTGCAAACCGCGTCCCTCCGCTGGGACAAGCAGCTCGTCGATTGGATCGGCGCGGACTTCGGCGTGTCGTGGGCGGATGAAAGCGGCGGCTTTCCCGGCCCACTCACCAAGCAGCGCTACCTTCTCGATCCCCGCCAATCGATCTACGCGCAATCAGGCCAGGGGGACCAATACTTCAGCGAACAAACGCGCTGGAACGCGGACGGCAAGCTGACCTTCGGGACGAACAAAGGCCCGACCTTCGAGATCCCGCTTTCCATCTATCAGCGCGACCTCGCCTGGAATTTCGGACCGGGCTTCCACACGGACAACCTTCTCGACACCTTCACCCTATCCCCCCGCTTCCAGATCTCCGGCGACTCATGGTCGGCAGAGGCCGGACTCTCCCTGCGGCGGGACACGCTCGATCTTTCCCAATACGCCGAAATCCAGCGACTGAACCGCACCACGGACGCCTCCTTGGAGCGCGACATCGTGGGCATCTTCGCCGGCGCCCAGTGGGAGCCATGGAAATACTGGCACCTTAGTACTTCCGCGCGCTGGGAACGTTCATCCGTGGATGCCAGCGCCCGCAGCTACACCTTCCCGAACGATCCCGCGCTAAATTTCTCCCGCAGCACGGACGAATCCAATACCGCCTTCCAGGCAGGCATCCGTTGGGAACCCAATGACGACATCTCCGTCTGGCTGCGCTACGATCGCCTCTATCGCCTACCCTCGACCGACGAAATCGCCTCCTATCAGGGCTTCCCCCTCACGGTCCCCTTCAATGACCAGTTGCAGGCCGAAACCGGCCACAATATCGAACTCGGCGCGGAATGGACACCCGATGCGTGGACGCTACGCGTGAATGGCTTCGCCCAGTGGCTGGAAGGCGAGATCATCTACGACTACCTCCAGAATCTTAACGTAAATCTCGCCGACACCCGCCGGCTAGGCCTTGAAACCTCGCTCGGCTACCACACCGGGATGTGGGATGCCGCCTTTCATTTCACGGCACTACAAGCCGAATTCCGCAGCGGTCCTTACGACGGAAAAGAAGTCTACCTGGTCCCCAATCGCGAGCTCACCGCGACACTCGCCTGCCATCCGAAGGACTGGCTCACCGTGCAGGCCGAATACCAGCACGTCGGCGATTCCTTCGAAGGAAACGACTTCGAGAACACCCACGAGAAGCTGCCTGCATACGGCGTAGCGAACCTGCTGGTCCGCTACGAGCCCAAGCCCGGACTTTCTCTCTACTGCCGCATCAACAATCTCTTCGACGAGCGCTACGCCACGATCAAATACAGCGGGCTCTGGTATCCCGCCGCCGGTCGCCAGCTACTCATCGGCATCCGCCGCGAACTATGA
- a CDS encoding DUF4465 domain-containing protein: MYQPKTASLLRTLPTVPRPLLAAGITLAATLSTQAAVITFDELNPGSQGYWSGDYPAEEGTANTTFSSGSATFYNSATTGPGYTYWSGFGYSNLGDTTTPGFENQYSSYAGGGIAGSGNFVVASGSSIPGEEGPTINLSSPTDLTGLGAYFTNTTYTALSVRDGDGFSLPFGGTDGTSPDYLVLSIHGYNGATATGTVNFYLADFRGDASSDYIVDQWKWVNLSALGTVDKLTFSFDSNDQSFGFLNKPAYFAMDNLLSIPEPSTALASLAGLALLARRRRR; the protein is encoded by the coding sequence ATGTACCAACCAAAGACGGCGTCCCTCCTCCGGACGCTCCCGACGGTCCCCCGCCCTCTGCTGGCGGCGGGAATCACTCTGGCAGCCACCCTTTCCACCCAAGCTGCCGTCATCACGTTCGATGAGCTGAACCCCGGCTCGCAGGGATACTGGAGCGGAGACTACCCCGCTGAAGAAGGCACCGCGAATACCACCTTCAGCTCCGGCAGCGCCACGTTCTACAATAGCGCCACCACCGGTCCCGGATACACCTACTGGTCCGGCTTCGGTTACTCAAATCTCGGTGACACCACCACGCCCGGCTTCGAAAACCAATACAGCTCCTACGCTGGCGGCGGCATCGCCGGCTCCGGAAACTTCGTCGTGGCCTCCGGCAGCTCCATCCCGGGAGAAGAAGGACCGACCATCAATCTCTCCTCGCCCACCGATCTCACCGGCCTCGGTGCGTATTTCACGAATACCACCTACACCGCACTCTCCGTGCGCGATGGCGATGGCTTCTCCCTTCCCTTCGGTGGAACGGACGGCACCAGCCCGGACTACCTCGTCCTGAGTATCCACGGCTACAATGGCGCCACCGCCACCGGCACCGTGAATTTCTATCTAGCCGACTTCCGGGGCGATGCATCTTCCGACTACATCGTCGATCAGTGGAAGTGGGTGAACCTCTCCGCCCTCGGCACGGTGGATAAGCTCACCTTCTCCTTCGACTCGAACGACCAGAGCTTCGGCTTCCTCAACAAGCCCGCCTACTTCGCGATGGACAATCTGCTGTCCATTCCAGAGCCATCCACGGCGCTGGCATCGCTCGCCGGGCTGGCCTTGCTGGCCCGCCGTCGCCGCCGCTAA
- a CDS encoding VOC family protein, protein MAKNTICIWYDKDALEAARFYAATFPDSEVGEINHAPGDYPSGKEGDVLTVTFTVLGIPCLGLNGGPQFKHTEAFSFQVATDTQEETDRYWNAIVGNGGEESYCGWCRDRWGISWQITPRTLSEAMMAGGDEAKRAFAAMMEMGKIDVAAIDAARRG, encoded by the coding sequence ATCGCCAAAAACACGATCTGCATCTGGTATGACAAGGACGCCCTCGAGGCGGCGCGCTTCTATGCCGCCACCTTTCCGGACAGCGAGGTCGGAGAGATCAACCACGCGCCCGGCGACTACCCATCGGGCAAGGAAGGAGATGTCCTCACGGTCACTTTCACCGTTCTCGGCATTCCCTGCCTCGGTTTGAACGGAGGGCCGCAGTTCAAGCACACCGAAGCCTTCTCCTTCCAAGTCGCGACCGATACCCAGGAAGAAACCGATCGCTACTGGAACGCGATCGTCGGCAATGGCGGTGAGGAAAGCTACTGCGGCTGGTGCCGGGACCGCTGGGGCATCTCCTGGCAAATCACCCCGCGCACCCTCAGCGAGGCAATGATGGCCGGCGGGGATGAGGCCAAGCGAGCCTTCGCAGCCATGATGGAGATGGGCAAGATCGACGTCGCCGCCATCGACGCCGCACGCCGCGGCTGA